A section of the Hevea brasiliensis isolate MT/VB/25A 57/8 chromosome 17, ASM3005281v1, whole genome shotgun sequence genome encodes:
- the LOC110651529 gene encoding pentatricopeptide repeat-containing protein At4g32430, mitochondrial has translation MLTRQRYSKPLHRVAKQRYCLLKNNRTYNHARKLFDKNPQPNAVFIHRSMVDYIHKNSPFQALEIFKNHLQLGFHNSIDEVSIALALKACSGDILLGSQIHGFAITSGLGSHITVPNALMNMYCKSGQFNEALRIFQNLTDPDIVSWNTVLSGFQRSEHALNFAWKMNSSGVVFDAVTYTTVLAFCSRNEEFLFGLQLHSSILKVGLDSEVFVGNALVTMYSRWGRLLEARRVFEEMPARDLVSWNAIISGYTQEGIGLEAIWIFIEMVRKGIQLDHVSFTSAISACGHEKNLELGSQIHGLSIKRGYGKHVSVGNVLISTYSKCDVTQDAKLVFQNMDERNVVSWTTMISIDEENVVTLFNEMRSDGVYPNDVTFVGLIHALTIGSLVESGKRIHGFCIKSAFLSESSVCNSFITMYAKFGFMQDSIKVFEELNYREIITWNALISGFVQNRLSQEAIRTFLSAFVESKPNEYTFGSVLSAIGAAEDVSLKHGQRCHSQIVKLGFNTNTIVSSALLDMYAKRGSICESLRVFAEAPQKSQFAWTAIISAYARHGDYESVMNWFENMQREGVTPDSITFLSVIAACGRKGMVDMGRHIFDSMIEKYHIEPSSEHYSCMVDMLGRAGRLHEAEELVSSIPGQPGLSVLQSLLGACRIHGNVEMGERVADALIAMEPTESGSYVLMSNLYAEKGQWEDVAKLRKGMREKGVKKEVGFSWVDVGDVDASLTLHSFSSGDKSHPQSEEIYRMAEYLGSEMKFLRERKHLNYSLMKDRNFRALKMGP, from the coding sequence ATGCTTACCCGCCAACGATATTCCAAACCGCTCCACAGAGTTGCTAAGCAACGGTATTGTTTGTTGAAAAACAACCGTACATATAACCATGCACGCAAATTGTTCGACAAAAATCCTCAGCCAAATGCGGTCTTCATTCACAGGTCCATGGTCGATTACATACACAAAAACTCCCCATTTCAAGCGCTTGAAATCTTCAAGAATCATCTTCAGCTGGGCTTTCACAACAGCATCGATGAAGTTTCCATTGCCCTGGCCCTCAAAGCTTGCAGCGGAGACATATTACTTGGGTCTCAAATCCATGGGTTTGCTATCACCTCTGGATTGGGTTCGCATATTACGGTTCCTAATGCGCTAATGAATATGTACTGCAAGTCTGGACAGTTTAATGAAGCTTTgcgtatttttcaaaatttaaccgATCCTGATATTGTTTCTTGGAATACGGTGCTTTCCGGGTTTCAAAGGAGTGAACATGCTCTAAATTTTGCTTGGAAAATGAATTCAAGTGGCGTCGTTTTTGATGCTGTGACTTATACTACTGTTCTTGCGTTCTGTTCAAGGAATGAAGAGTTTCTGTTTGGATTGCAATTGCATTCTTCTATATTGAAAGTTGGATTAGACTCTGAAGTTTTTGTCGGGAATGCGCTTGTGACTATGTATTCAAGGTGGGGACGTTTACTGGAAGCTAGAAGAGTGTTTGAGGAAATGCCAGCTAGGGATTTGGTTTCATGGAATGCAATAATATCGGGGTATACCCAGGAAGGAATTGGGTTGGAAgcaatttggatttttatagaaaTGGTTAGAAAAGGAATACAACTTGATCATGTTTCATTTACTAGTGCAATTTCAGCCTGTGGGCATGAGAAAAACTTAGAGCTTGGGAGTCAGATACATGGTTTGAGTATAAAAAGAGGATATGGGAAGCATGTCTCTGTTGGTAATGTTCTCATCTCGACATACTCGAAGTGTGATGTCACTCAAGATGCTAAACTAGTGTTCCAAAATATGGACGAGCGCAATGTAGTCTCATGGACTACAATGATATCTATTGATGAAGAAAATGTTGTGACTCTCTTTAATGAGATGAGATCAGATGGGGTTTATCCCAATGATGTTACCTTTGTTGGTTTAATTCATGCTTTAACAATTGGGAGTTTGGTGGAATCAGGCAAGAGAATTCATGGGTTTTGTATAAAGAGTGCTTTTTTATCAGAATCCAGTGTTTGTAATAGTTTCATCACCATGTATGCCAAGTTTGGATTCATGCAAGACTCAATAAAGGTTTTTGAGGAGCTCAACTATAGAGAGATCATAACATGGAATGCTTTAATATCTGGTTTCGTACAAAATAGATTGTCTCAAGAAGCTATCCGCACATTTCTATCTGCCTTTGTGGAATCAAAGCCCAATGAATACACATTTGGTAGTGTCTTGAGTGCAATTGGTGCTGCTGAGGATGTATCTTTAAAACATGGCCAAAGGTGCCACTCTCAAATAGTAAAACTTGGATTTAACACCAACACAATTGTTTCTAGTGCTCTCCTTGACATGTATGCAAAGCGCGGGAGCATTTGCGAGTCTCTCAGAGTTTTTGCTGAGGCACCTCAAAAAAGCCAGTTTGCCTGGACAGCAATTATCTCTGCTTATGCAAGGCATGGAGACTATGAATCTGTCATGAATTGGTTTGAGAATATGCAGAGGGAAGGGGTGACACCTGACTCCATTACATTCCTTTCTGTAATTGCAGCCTGTGGAAGAAAGGGGATGGTTGATATGGGTCGACATATCTTTGACTCAATGATAGAAAAATATCATATTGAACCATCCTCAGAGCATTATTCTTGTATGGTGGATATGTTGGGTCGTGCAGGGCGACTGCACGAGGCAGAGGAGCTGGTGAGTAGCATTCCAGGACAGCCAGGATTGTCTGTGTTGCAGAGTTTGTTAGGGGCTTGTAGGATACATGGAAATGTAGAGATGGGAGAGAGGGTAGCTGATGCTTTGATAGCAATGGAGCCCACTGAGTCAGGCTCATATGTGTTGATGTCCAATTTGTATGCTGAGAAGGGACAATGGGAAGACGTAGCAAAGCTACGAAAAGGGATGAGAGAGAAGGGAGTGAAGAAGGAAGTAGGATTTAGTTGGGTGGATGTTGGTGATGTTGATGCATCTTTAACTTTGCATTCATTTTCATCAGGGGACAAGTCCCACCCACAATCAGAGGAGATATATAGGATGGCAGAATACTTGGGATCAGAAATGAAATTTTTGAGAGAGAGGAAGCATTTGAATTATAGCCTCATGAAAGATAGAAATTTTAGAGCCCTCAAGATGGGCCCATAA